Genomic window (Cololabis saira isolate AMF1-May2022 chromosome 10, fColSai1.1, whole genome shotgun sequence):
atccatccgtccatccatctgtccatccctccctccctccctccctccctccatccatccctgcgtATGTGGGGCAGCTCAAAGGGGCAGCAGCTTAGGAGAGCTATCTGCTTCCTGTATCTCTACCGGGCGACACCGAGGGGTTCCCACCTCAACCCAGAGCTGTAGTCTCTCCCCTGAGTGCTGGTCCCTCTGACGGCTCCAAAACACTTCATCTACATCCATCTGATACTGAAAAGCAGAGGTGCTACAGCAGGCCCTTCCTGGacgacagagctcctcacccatcCCTGAGGATTAGTCCACACCAGCCACCCTTGGAAGCGAGCTCAGCGCAGCATCTTGTGTTCACTCTTCCAGTCACGATCCACTGCTATGACCTTgggtggaggtggaaacatAGCTGGCAGATTGGAAGCTTGGCCTTTTGGCTCAGCTCTCAGTTCACCGGGGTATATTGGACCCATTCTACCCCCACTCACGAACAAAACCCCCTCTGACACTGAAGACAATCCCTTTTTGAAGATAATGACTTATGTAGTTACAAAAGTTACTCTGTTGTAACAGTCAGTCTGTGATTTCCTTGTCTGGTTCCGGGGTGATAAATTTCCCGGCCACAGTATTATCCCGTCTCTCGCTCTAAAGTCACTCCCAGaagcttctcttcctcctctgtgTTGCTTTTTAACAAGTGAAATAATAAAGGGATGAATTGGAGCGAAGGGACAAAGAGTATTGTCCATTTACCATTGATATCGAGTGCATAATCTATTCATTAGCTGGGATGTGAACCACTGTTGATGATTTTGACCCCCCATCAAGCACCATAGCAGCCTTAAGAATAATGCTGAAGCGATTCAGCCGCGGCGGAGGAGGCGGCGGCGGTTTCCGGTGTGTGTCAGACGGAGCTGGTCTCCACAGCCAGGGAACCTCTCTTTGCTGCCACTGCAATTGTGAGTGAAGGTCATCAATCATGGCGCACAGGAAAGGGGCAGGTCCTGCCCCGCTCCGTGTTCGCTGCGGTCTGTGTTACAATGTTAGGGACAGCACTGCATCCAACAGAAACAATCAggtaaaacatgcaggggaaGGACTTGACGCAGATGAACAACAGAAACGTCTCCTACAATGGCCATCCCATCCTCGTGGAAGCCGCTCCTTCCAAAGCCACTTAAGTTCTTCGTCACACATATAAATAACCTGTCAGCCCTTCTGAACTCTCCTTATCTGAAGAGCCCAGCCGGGCCTAAAGAGTTTTCAAAAAAGCCTTTAAGACCAGGACCTCGGGGAGCAGCTAACAATAAGCCTTCTTTAGCACGGTGAAAGTGACAGCATGGTCCTCCCCCTCCCAGCCATTAAACCTTTTCCTGGATAAGCAAGGGGAAGGCCCTTTATGAAGATGGAGAGGGTCACAAAGAGAGGAGCCATTGAGCCACTGAGTGCcctgtctttgtttttgtgtttccgAGGGTCTTCTCAAAGGATGCTCTGATAGCAGGGGGATCTCTGGTTTTGTGCTTTAGTCCTTATTGCTGTCGGGGTTCCTTCAGCTGAACCAAACAGATATTAAAGCCGAAATGTGCGAGTTTTTATATTAGAATGATAGAAAATGTCTTACGTTTATGTCACATACAACCAATATGTTGATTACTAATGCATGGAGACTGAGCGCAGTAGTTCCCACAGCATGCATCTCCATTGTGGCTTAACCCCTTAGACGCTGATATGAAACCATTCATGTCATAATAAGCATGAATTACATGGCGTTTTGCTTCTTGACATGCGGCCGTTTGATGCTGTCAAAGAGAGGCCTTGTCTTTTATTGATGGCCTGCCACTTCTGGTGATGGGTTGTCACATTTAGGCCAGCATGCTGCTTAAGCCGCGTTGTGTTGAAGTGTGAACGGCCGGTGGTCACGCTCTGCTGAGTGAGCACCACACTCCGGACACACGCTGGGAGTCCCGGCCCTTCAACCCTGGACTAAATACACTGGACTGACtctgttctgctgctgcagatAAGCCATATGAGAAGTTTACcatcaacaaaataaacttaagaaaaaaaaaatcaagttgaATCATCATAAAATTGTCCACGACCTTTACTCCAGGAAAACAGCTCAAATACCAACCTTGGAAATAAACTCTACCATCTTGATTGCATCTAGTCCAGTCCTCATTTAACCCTCTCAGTTTCTCAATCATGCACTTCAGCACAGGCGGGGGAGCTTTGagggtccagacctgaaccaaaACTCCACTCTGAGCCTCTCTAGTCCCTCATTAAAGACTTTTATTCACAGTTAgagaactgattttttttctctcactgcAAACTGGAAGTTCAAGCATGGACATCCAGGAGATGTTTagatgtctgttttttttactttgtgattAAACTGATCCGTAACCCGTAAGATAGACGGATCATCATTGAGAGGCAGTTCAATCTTTAGTGTCACTGAATTCTTCGTAGTTGACATGGTATCAATTTAGGACATTGTTGTACAATTcgtaaaagtaatttatttagTTCAGAAAATGTACTTTTCTTTCAAGAACTTTAGGATTTTCCTGGCCCACAAAGGCACATCAGTGCATCATATcaaaaatagaaaatacaaCTATCAAATACACCAAAAAATCTCTTATAatgtccatttaaaaaaaataaagtaaaaaagaaataaagagacTCAAAAGGAGGCTGTGTAACATATTTACAAAATGCACAAAAATAGGATTTActgtctcttttttcctccggTTTTCACAGGATAGCTGCTACCACGGCCTCCACACAGAGTCTGAGGTTACGGCAGGTGCACCAGGTGAAACATGGTGGCCGTTGGGTGCTAGCGGCGAGAGAGCTGCGCTGGGGACAAGAAAAGCAAACTGTCCATCCGGAGATGGGACAACCTGGAAGCCGCAGTACAGTTTCATGGCCTCTGCGGTCGCGGGCATCTGTGATCCCCTTTTGCACGGCATCTGTAGAGCTGAAAGCGCCGGAGTCGGAGTGTTGCCCTGTCCCAGAGCTCCGTGATGAGGTCCGTAGAAGCTCGCCGAGTTGCTTTGGGTCACACAGGTGGAGAGGTGGCTGAGGAGACGGGTTCTCACCTCCATGTTCACTCCTTCGCAGGTGGACAGGAAACGGGTGACCTCCCCTACACACTCGCTGAAGCCAGCTCTGTATTTACCCAGGATGGATGGATCCGTGTTTACAGCCGCTGGAGAggaaaatatgagacattaataCACAAAAATGGCcccaaaagaagaaaataatagCAAAAACTCTTGGCTTAAGCCTCATCCACCCACACTGGACCAGTGGACCCAAAGACTTAAGGATGTGAACTGTATGGAGCACATAACGGCAAAGCTTCGACTCCAGACGGACTTGTATCTTACGAAATGGACACCTGTTAGAATGTATTTAGAGAAGTGAGAATATCGTCTCTCTGCAACTGGACTAGttgaattttcctcttttttctttttttttgtattctgaAATAGGTGGACTTATGAGCAATATCCTTTCACCTCATGGCAATTTGATTGTCTATTTGATATGATGTTATTTTGAAACCAAGCTGTGTATTTGTGCCTGTCATACTGTGTGAGACTGAACTGGTTAGGACTGGTTCtaataaatgttcaaaaaaaacaaaactctgtTATATGGAATACAAAATTACGTAACACCTTACAAATTGATAATTCATTATATATACATAGAGCACAGTTATGAGTGGGGTGAGCCAAAGTCAGACATCAGGGGTTACTCCAGGCACATAAATTGTAATAAGGTATAGCCTACATCTAGTACCAGTGTTGCCCAGTTCCAGTCGTGGCTTTTTTAGATCACCAAGGTCTGGTGAAGCCTCTTAATGACCCATGCATTTGAATCAGGCATGTGGACcccgggaaacatctaaaaaaaaacatgcagagcTGCAGCCGCCCAGCCCCGACTCACCGGACATCTGAAGCCGCTGCAGGTTTCTGAGGTGCTTCACGGTCATCTCCAGGATGTCTGCCTTCTCCAGCTTGGAGTGTCTCGAGTTCTTAAAGCACAATGGTGATAAGTGAGTTACAACTTCATCAGTTATTAGTTCCTACATGTTGGCTGGGGACTCCGCAGCATCTCCTTACGTCTTTCTTGAGCGCGTCCAGGATGAGAGTCTTCAGCTGGCTCAGGCTCTCGTTGATGCGCGCCCGTCTGCGCTTCTCCATGATTGGCTTTGAGGACTTGattcaaaacaaaatgaaaacaacgCAAGTCATATAGTTGTCAATATTAGAAAATATCAGAAACTACtaaataaaaaggcaaaatCTTTATTTAAATGGCGCAGGGAGCCTATACCTTTCTGCTGTCGGACAGAGTCCGGGGTTTCCCTGCCGCCGGGTCCACACCTGCTGCGGTGGCAGCTGATGGAGAGGTTTTCTCTAAACTACCAGCTGGCATCTTGGGCTCAACAGTAAGTGAAAGTTGAGCAGTGAAAACTTTAGTTATAAActcagaaggaaaagaaaaaagtccccGCACGCAGTGAGTCCCGCTTGCACCTGCCACACCTCTGTCACTCCGAGGATGCCGTCAGTGCGGACTGCTGTTCACTGGCCCAGGACTGCTGTTCACTAGCCCCAGGGCTTCTCCTGCCCCGGCTGTATTTATAGCCCCACACCCCGCACGCGAGCGGCTCGTGCGCCGCGGCGCTCCCATTGGCTGCCTGTCAAATTACTGACAGACCATTTTACTGAGCCAAGTATGAAGTTTAAACgtcaaataaaagttttaactgaaatattttaaaaagtaaaataaaccaaGCAGGTATAGCCTACATCATGAAACAGATGACCGCAAGGTTACAAATGAAAATGGACACTTTTGACCAAAGATGGGGAGATGTTGTGTTGTATTTGGATACTGATAGAAATAGGTTGTAGTAAAAGAAGGGGAATTGTCTTAATAAGTAATCTTGCTGTCTGTATTAATGTCGACTTAATATGCACTTTTTGATTGTCTGTGTATGGGGGAAATGTTctgttatttgtgaaaaaggaaaaaataaaaagttatataaaaaaaaaagtaaaataaaccacAGGTTGGACAAACACAGTATAAATAGGAAAGTATTGGATaaaaacagaggtgtcaaaagtattcacattcattactcaggtagaagtatagatactagagtgtaaaatactcctgtagaagttgaagtatcaac
Coding sequences:
- the LOC133452013 gene encoding transcription factor HES-1-like — its product is MPAGSLEKTSPSAATAAGVDPAAGKPRTLSDSRKSSKPIMEKRRRARINESLSQLKTLILDALKKDNSRHSKLEKADILEMTVKHLRNLQRLQMSAAVNTDPSILGKYRAGFSECVGEVTRFLSTCEGVNMEVRTRLLSHLSTCVTQSNSASFYGPHHGALGQGNTPTPALSALQMPCKRGSQMPATAEAMKLYCGFQVVPSPDGQFAFLVPSAALSPLAPNGHHVSPGAPAVTSDSVWRPW